One Cucumis melo cultivar AY chromosome 8, USDA_Cmelo_AY_1.0, whole genome shotgun sequence genomic window, ACAAATGCATTTCCCTATTTGTAGTCGATTTGATCGTGGTCTTTCCTCAACTCTTAGCTGAACAACTTGAGTAGAAAATTTACtcataaaaatatgaaaatttgaacGTCAACAATTTATTGAGCATGCAGACTGgcaatatttttaaatccaCAGCCAACCCTTTATGCtttctccttttttctttttcctttttttttctttcccttgaCCATTGAACAGTGTTTCccttttttcattaaaaagcTATCACTTTTTTAACTAATTGTAGTGAAATAAATGGGCATGGAAACTAGATCTTTAATCATAATTGACTTCATAATCCACCATACAAACAATATGTCAAATCCACCCCAATGAAGGACCAAGCCTTTGTAAAAGAAGTTTAGAAACGCAAGAAACAATTACCTGATCCAACTGCAGCCTGGTTGTTTCATTGAACCAGTTTTCTTAATCAATTCCCTCACATTGGCTGCTTCTTCCCAACACCCAGCACTAGCATATATATTTGACAAAACCACATACACAGATGGATTCTCCCGTTCTTTCTCTAGAAGGATTCTCGCAACAATTCTTCCCAGCCTTAAGTTTTCATGAGCTGCACAGGCACTAAACAACGCCCACCAAACGTGTGTATGCTCCCCATATTGTGCACTTTCGATTACACTTTCAGCCTGATCAATGTAACCTGAACGACCTATAAGGTCGACAATGCAAGATAACTGATCCATACTAGGGACAACATGATAATCTATCAACATTGTATCCAAAATCTGACAGGCTTCCTCAACTAATCCGGCATGGCTGCAAGCTGAAAGAATAGTGGTAAATGTGGCCTGATCAGGCATGATTGAGGGCATGTCTCGCATAGCCTTGAAACAATGCACAGCTTCCTTCCCCTGCCCATGTTGCGCATAAGCAGATATTATAGAATTCCATGATACAATATCCCTTTCAATCATGACATTAAAAGTTTTCAAAGACCAACCTAACAGCCCACATTTAGAATACATTGTAATAAGGCCATTGCATAGGGAAGTTTCAGAAGAGTTTCCCGATCTGAGAATGTACCCATGAATTTGTTTTCCGATGTCCAAGGTTGAAATATTTGCACAAATGCTCAAGACAATGCTGAGTGTAAATGTGCTTGGCTTGAGCTTTGACATTATGAGCTTAGAAAAATGCTCCAATGCTTGGAATGGAAGCCCATTTAACAGAAATCCATAAATGACGGTGTTCCAAGAGATCAAATTTTTTGAATTGATTTCACTAAATACTTGATGAGACTGTTTAACCTTCCTACACTTTGCGTATGCAGAAACTAATGCGTTTAAAATTTCGATTACGAGGATCAACCCATTTTTATATACAAAGGCATGAACCATTTCCAGTATCTCAATGAACTCTGAAACTCCTAATAAGCTTCCAAAGGTGAACTCATCTGGCCCAATTCCAGTCCTCTGCATTTGTAGAAAAGCAAGAACAGCTGATTTGCCAAAATTTCCTTGGACGTAGCTCGAGATTATGGCATTCCATGAGATGAGATCTTTCTCTATTAGCATCTGGAAAACTGCATTTGCTGCTTGAAACTCCCCACAAGAAGAGTACATGGTTATGGTCGAATTACCTACTAAAGTAAAAGATTCAAACCCTAGCTTAATGGCTTGGGAGTGTACTTGTTGGGCAACCCGTATAATTGAACATGAGCTCATAATGCTTACAAAGGTGAGCTCAGTAGGACTTAGACATGCCCTTTTCATATCCTTGAACATAATCAAGGCCTCTTCATTCCTTCTTATGCAGACCAAACCATCTATCATTACATTATACGTAATCTGA contains:
- the LOC103491437 gene encoding pentatricopeptide repeat-containing protein At3g49740 translates to MKKLQYAMHSLKTIAESASQDLLEYNRLLAELKRSSRYIDSLQLFTQIHSSYCSNIKPDHYNLSTTLAVCANFRDIAFGSQLHGYAIRSGLKFYPHVANTVLSLYSKIEDFVSLKRGFQEIEKPDVYSWTTLLSACMKMGHIEYASEMFDIMPKGNVACWNAMITGSAESGHDWVAMNTFYEMHKMGVKPDNYSFACILSLCTKEIEDLGRQVHSSVIKAGYLRKTSVINALITMYFSIENLEDAYEVFEGTESEVHDQITYNVMIDGLVCIRRNEEALIMFKDMKRACLSPTELTFVSIMSSCSIIRVAQQVHSQAIKLGFESFTLVGNSTITMYSSCGEFQAANAVFQMLIEKDLISWNAIISSYVQGNFGKSAVLAFLQMQRTGIGPDEFTFGSLLGVSEFIEILEMVHAFVYKNGLILVIEILNALVSAYAKCRKVKQSHQVFSEINSKNLISWNTVIYGFLLNGLPFQALEHFSKLIMSKLKPSTFTLSIVLSICANISTLDIGKQIHGYILRSGNSSETSLCNGLITMYSKCGLLGWSLKTFNVMIERDIVSWNSIISAYAQHGQGKEAVHCFKAMRDMPSIMPDQATFTTILSACSHAGLVEEACQILDTMLIDYHVVPSMDQLSCIVDLIGRSGYIDQAESVIESAQYGEHTHVWWALFSACAAHENLRLGRIVARILLEKERENPSVYVVLSNIYASAGCWEEAANVRELIKKTGSMKQPGCSWIR